A segment of the Trifolium pratense cultivar HEN17-A07 linkage group LG7, ARS_RC_1.1, whole genome shotgun sequence genome:
TAAACTTAAAGGGGCAAAAACCAAACAATTTGAAACTTTAGGGTCAAAACAGTATTTAATCCTAGTAATTATCTCTATATATATTGCTTTTACTTGGTTCCTTAGTTATTGAATTCCTGGATTCACTATCATCATTAGATTTTCTTCTTAGAGATGGAATCTATGATGATCAAGACATGGTTGCTGTTACCTATGCTTTTCTTGTCTGCAAACTATTTGATACAATGTGTCAATGGAAAACCCCAAGTACCTTGTTTGTTTATCTTTGGTGACTCTATGTCTGATAGTGGAAACAACAATAACCTTCCTACTGCTGCAAAAGTTAATTACAATCCTTATGGAATCGACTTTCCAAATGGCCCAACCGGAAGATTTACCAACGGACGAACTCAGATTGACATAATAAGTAACATTCTTGTAACTTAAACTTATGAACTCTAATCACTTTTTGATTTAGCTCAAACTAAAGTCCTTTCATTGATTTCAGCTCAACTTCTTGGATTTAAGAAATTCATTCCACCATATGCAAACCTTAATGGTTCAGACATTCTCAAAGGTGTGAACTATGCATCTGGTGGAGCTGGAATTCGTGACGATACAAGCAAGACTACTATGGtataaataagttataagttataaatCAAAGAGCCTATAGTAATTTCTTTGATTGTTCACCTTTATATATGTCTAGAGTATTTATGTTACATTATGTTCATACAGGGTTTTGTTTTCAGCTTGGGATTGCAGTTAGAAAATCACAGAGTTATAGTTTCTCAAATTGCTAGCAAACTTGGAAGTATTAAGAAAGCGCAACGACACCTTAACAAATGCTTGTACTATGTGCATATAGGAAGTAATGACTACATAAACAATTACTTTGTTCCCCAATACTATCCAACAAGCCAAATTTATAACACTGAGCAGTATGCAGAAGCTCTAATTCAAGAGTTATCTTTGAATTTACAGGTATATTCACTCAAACTCTCTAtattttatctttgttttcaCAAAATGATTTAGATAAGACTAATAGTAGCATATTAAAGGTGTGTCTAGTGTTCGATACATGTCAGTATTTGACATCACTAGGACACTGTCACATAGTTACGTTCCATTACTTTCACTTTtttaaactaatattatcaGTGCCATCGTGTTTGTATTGGAGTCATGTCAGATGCATGTGTCTGTGTCAATGCTTCATAGTTTAACTTAACAGTGTCATTTGATATTTGTATCAGGCTTTACATGCTATTGAAGCAAGAAAATATGTGTTGGTTGGGTTGGGCGATTTGGGCTGCACTCCAAATGCCATCATTACTCATAAAAGAGATGGAACTTGTGTTGATGAGCAAAATGCAGCTGCATCAATTTTTGATAACAAACTTAAATCTCTAGTGgataatttgaataaaaagttcTCTGCTGATTCCACATTCATCATCTCAAACAGTTCACTAAAATCAGCTAACAAGAATTCAAATGGTAATAGTTTTAGTGAATAATTTCTTGTGTTTGATTGAAGTGAATAcactcaatatatatataacctaACCATATGCTTCATATGTTCAATGGATTTCAGGTTTTTTGGTAGTAAATGCTCCTTGTTGTCCATCATTGTTGGTTGGTGGATTGTGTATTCCTGATGAAAAGGCATGCTCTAATAGGGATGAATATGTGTTTTGGGATCAATTCCATACCACTGAGGCTTGGAATCAAGTCATTGCAACATTGTCTTATAATTCATTTAAGCACCTTGTTGAACAAGAAACTAAGATGAAATTGGAGCCTATAAATGAGATCACATCTCAGCTTAGTGCCTCTAGTTAAATATGTTCAAAGTTATTTGTATGCATTCACTTTTTTCCTACCTACATTTGAAACAATCTTTGCATATCAAATAACATTGTTGTAAACtagaataaaatcaaataagtgTAATTGTCCAAGAGGGGTCTCAGCTCAGTAGAAAGCATTTGACTTTATATCAAGGGACATGGTTCACATATCACCCGAGACAGTTGTAAAATGGTCATTCGACTGTcgttattaataattaaatgaaaataagtgTAATTGATTGTCTCCCTACAATTTCAATTTGTTTTCGATAAGTGAATTGATAAATTTAACATATATACGATGATCTATGACCATTAAAATATCTGAACACCACATATATCCGGTCAAAATTATAAAGGTTATTGTACACTCAATATCAAGATTTTCAATTGCATTTATTAGTGCAGCGATGCACCTTTCATCatgttaatattaatatttgtataGAGACTTTATTCAAACAATCAGAACTGAAGCTGCAATACTATATATATGAGGAGATTACCACAACCTTAATATTGCAATCACAATTACAATTGTGGCCCCAATTTAAAAATATCTTCAATATGGGTCTGGTTTGTTTTGAATtatgaaaaagtgattttgaatttcaaaatgtttttttttattaattattattatttttttaaaaaaaaaaaaatctacaatgTTTTGTTAGTTTGCTATAAttaatatgactttttttttaaaaaaataaaatacttattaattttcaatagaaaattttcaaaataacttctcattttgaaatttcttttgttaaaaattataaatcatattttttaaaaatttataacaaacacataaaaagtaaaaactcccaaaaataataatcatttttcaaaagaaaagtgATTTGAATTTATCACACGCTTGAACTTCTGATATGTAAAATAATTACACTTGAAACGAAGACAAACATACATATAAGATGTGCCGCTGACACTCTTTAAATGAAAAAATCAatcattttaaatattatatgtaGAAACTTAGAAAACAttgcattgtttttttttttgagaaaaaacatTGCATTGTTATACACGACTCTTTGAATTATTTAATCCGACATCGAATCCTGTGTGGAACTGCTATATAGCAGCCGATACAAAAgtccaaacaataaaatagtgACATTTATGGACTGCCACCCGAGctgaaacaataaaaaaactGACATTTCAACTGCCAAACATAAAAGTGGGGACAGAGATTTGTAGTCTCATTTCAACATGTTGATAACGTTTGAAATTGAAACTATatacatcttcatcttcttaaTAATCCCTTTTGTCCTTATACATTGATGCTTTAAGTTTCATGTTAACAAAAGGAACAAAGCCACCCTTATTTTTTGCTAAGGTGAGTTTCTTAATTAGCTTatctaattttatgttttattcaatttcaaattcaaattaactTTTAGTTTAGTGGGATGCCATGGGAAAAAGAGATggagagtgtgtgtgtgtgtgtgttgtaACTTAGTAAGTTTGAGTTTATTTGATGACTTCatgtttataagttgttttcactttttagcttattttcataagttttttaaGATGctttatgaaaacaatttataatttatacaaaaaaataatttaatttactttattttgtctttttgttatagaaatatcTTGTACTTGAGGGCTTATTATGTTAAGTGTTTGTGTTATAACTGCAAATAAGCTGCTTATTCAAACAATCCTAAATAGTAAATGAATGACAAATGATCTCATAATTCAGAGTTTTTTTGGGAGATAAATAAAGTCTAATCAATGATTGTTGGAGTCGGGGATTTGAAC
Coding sequences within it:
- the LOC123896739 gene encoding GDSL esterase/lipase At1g29660-like, with amino-acid sequence MESMMIKTWLLLPMLFLSANYLIQCVNGKPQVPCLFIFGDSMSDSGNNNNLPTAAKVNYNPYGIDFPNGPTGRFTNGRTQIDIITQLLGFKKFIPPYANLNGSDILKGVNYASGGAGIRDDTSKTTMGFVFSLGLQLENHRVIVSQIASKLGSIKKAQRHLNKCLYYVHIGSNDYINNYFVPQYYPTSQIYNTEQYAEALIQELSLNLQALHAIEARKYVLVGLGDLGCTPNAIITHKRDGTCVDEQNAAASIFDNKLKSLVDNLNKKFSADSTFIISNSSLKSANKNSNGFLVVNAPCCPSLLVGGLCIPDEKACSNRDEYVFWDQFHTTEAWNQVIATLSYNSFKHLVEQETKMKLEPINEITSQLSASS